AAGGGTTTGGCTGTTCGCCAATTAAAGCGGTACGTGAGCTGGGTTTAAAACGTCGTGAGACAGTTTGGTCCCTATCTTTCGTGGGCGCAGGATATTTGAGAGGATCTGTCCCTAGTACGAGAGGACCGGGATGGACGAACCTCTGGTGGTCCAGTTGTCGCGCCAGCGGCATAGCTGGGTAGCTATGTTCGGAAGGGATAACCGCTGAAAGCATCTAAGCGGGAAACCCACCTCAAGATTAGATATCCCTTTCCCGTGGAAACACGGGAAACTGAAGGCCCCTTGTAGACTACAAGGTTGATAGGCCAGGGGTGTAAGTCCAGTAATGGATTTAGCTTACTGGTACTAATAGGCCGTGCGGCTTGACCATAACTTACCACATGCAAATCTATGAGTGAACGCTTTAACCTGTGCATATCCAAATTAAAAATGATTTAGGAGATATCAAAGTTTTTCGGTGGCCATAGCGAAGAGGAAACACCCGTTCCCATTCCGAACACGGAAGTTAAGCTCTTCAGCGCCGATGGTACTGCTCGGGCAGCCGGGTGGGAGAGTAGGTCGCCGCCGGAATTTTTTAGAGGCCCGGACGAATTTATCGTCCGGGCTTTTTTTTGCAGCAAGCTTCTCTAACCCTACTCGCAGCAGGGCACAGTCTGCCTGCACGCACCCATGAAGTGGAAACATTGACGACACTGTTGCAGTGATGATTTTGCCCCTGAAAATGGCCTTTTAGGTCGTCAAATCACCTGTTTTTGGGATGTTTATCCTTGAAGATCAAGGGGATAGCTTGGTCCGACCCCAAGTTGACCCAAGTTGACCAACTTGGTTGGCCCGAGACGTTTGTTTTATCGAATATCCAGAGCCGGGCTCCACGATAACGGGATCAAGCCCTAAGGGCTCGCGTGCTTTTCCAGATAGGACCGAATCGTGGAATACATCTCCAATACCTTTGCCGACTGAGGCAGGGCGTCGCGGATCATTTCCATGAAGCCCCTTTCGCGAATGATCTCAAATGTCCGCGGAAAGTTCACATCATAAATCCAAGCCATTTGAAGGACCTTGAAATCATTCAGTGTCTTCATGGAATGTATCTTGACAATCCTTCCTGCCATCAAATCCGCGTATACTTCGTCCGAGATCTCCGGGGTATCTGGCAAGCCGAGTTCTATGGTCGCGTTCCTCAACCCGTTTTCCCTCTGATAATAATCAGTAACGACCCGCCAGATGTCCACTTTGTCGGCATCGCGGAGCAGTTTCGTAAAGAATAGTAGACGCTCGTTGGGCTTTTCTTCCGGGAGATCCAGACGGTTGTGATACGAGATGACGCTGAGGATCAGTTCACGTTCTGATTGCTTGAGCCCCTCTAACACATCGTGTTTGCGGAGGATCTTGACGCCAAGCTCGGCATGGTTTTCAGACCTGTGATCGGAAAATGTACCATAGCGGGCATACTGTTCAAATCGGCCCACATCGTGAAAAAGGGCTATGATTTCCGCCAGGCAAAGCTCTTCACGATTCAGACGCAAGCTCCTGCCGATATCCAGGATCTCCGTGCAAACTCGTCTCGTATGCTCATCTTTCAGGTCTATGTTTCTGTCATGTTCCGGGTTTCCGGATTGAAATGTCTGCACATAATCTGAAAACCACGCTCTCAGCGCCGATACTGTTTCTTGATTGATCATCCTCTCTTCGCCTCTGCATTTCCGGGGTTTCACCTAATTCAGACAACATATTCAGACCATTTATGAAATGATGGACTCGCAATCACAGGCGAGGAATCTCGCTCGTCGCAATGACTGGAAAGAACTTCTTACGAGACCATCAGATTTTAGTTTGTGTAACTGTCTGAGTCTATTTTTCAATTCCGTATAGAACCATATAGATTATCAGATTTCAGGCTTCAATACCACCGCTGAATTGCCAGCCGGATACCTATTCTCCTTGCCCATGCTGTCGTTTTGGTGGCTTGGCGCCAGAGAAGGGACAGAATGTCAATACAGCGAGACTCCGAGATTCCTCTCCAAGCCGACATAACCCATTGACAAAAATAGTGTTTCCTGATAGTTACCAGTGAAAATCCACGCCAATTCACGTTAACCCTAACCAGGAAGGTGTCATGAACTGAATGCCAAGACCACATTTCTCGTGGGAACAGCCGCGTTTGTGCGCTTCGTGCTGAAGAGGCATTGAAAAAGGCTGGAGCCCGAGCGATTGCTGATCACAAGCGCACCGGAGATCCAATCGTGGTCTGGGATGGCAGCGCGGTCAAGATCCCTGCTGAGCAGATTGAAATTCGT
This region of Deltaproteobacteria bacterium genomic DNA includes:
- a CDS encoding HD domain-containing protein yields the protein MINQETVSALRAWFSDYVQTFQSGNPEHDRNIDLKDEHTRRVCTEILDIGRSLRLNREELCLAEIIALFHDVGRFEQYARYGTFSDHRSENHAELGVKILRKHDVLEGLKQSERELILSVISYHNRLDLPEEKPNERLLFFTKLLRDADKVDIWRVVTDYYQRENGLRNATIELGLPDTPEISDEVYADLMAGRIVKIHSMKTLNDFKVLQMAWIYDVNFPRTFEIIRERGFMEMIRDALPQSAKVLEMYSTIRSYLEKHASP